Genomic window (Marinifilum sp. JC120):
CCGAATCGCTGGATACTTTCCCACAGATTGGGCGCGATGGAACAGTCGAAGGAACCCGAGAATTGGTCATCCCGAAACTTCCCTTCATCTGCGTTTACCGGATTAAAGACAATCACGTTGAGATCATCCGTTTTCTGCATGAACGAATGCGCATGTTAAAATAAAAC
Coding sequences:
- a CDS encoding type II toxin-antitoxin system RelE/ParE family toxin, which gives rise to MPRWTKPAQKDLQGQLEYIERENPEIVSRIASQIRKATESLDTFPQIGRDGTVEGTRELVIPKLPFICVYRIKDNHVEIIRFLHERMRMLK